In one Dermatophilaceae bacterium Sec6.4 genomic region, the following are encoded:
- a CDS encoding aspartate aminotransferase family protein, whose translation MTDTISPSTTTHSDLAAGSQSLLQHGSQKQVRSDDRTHVFHSWSAQGAIDPMPVGHGLGSYFWDYDGNRYLDFSSQLVNLNIGHQHPRLVAAIVEQAQRMCALAPGLASDVRGEAARMIAERAPDGLNTVFFTNGGADANENAVRMARLHTGRHKVLAAYRSYHGSTAGAISLTGDPRRWPSEPAVPGTVHFFGPYLYRSAFHASTEQEESDRALAHLRELIMLEGPHTIAAMILEPVVGTNGILVPPADYLQGVRAICDEHGIVLIADEVMSGFGRCGEWFAMQHWGVTPDLITFAKGVNSGYVPMGGVIISDAVAATFADRVFPGGLTYSGHPLACASAVASMRIFEDEGIIENARMLGADVIGPGLAQLAAKHPSIGQVRGLGVFWALELVRDRQTREPLVPFNASGADAAPMVQFAAACKKSGLWPFIHFNRTHVVPPCTSTANEVAEGLRILDAALDVADRHTTGA comes from the coding sequence ATGACTGACACCATCTCCCCCAGCACCACCACGCACAGCGATCTGGCGGCAGGCTCGCAGAGCCTGCTTCAGCACGGCTCGCAGAAGCAGGTGCGCAGCGACGACCGCACCCATGTGTTCCATTCGTGGTCCGCGCAGGGCGCCATCGATCCGATGCCCGTCGGGCACGGGCTGGGTTCCTACTTCTGGGACTACGACGGCAACCGGTATCTGGACTTCTCCAGTCAATTGGTCAACCTCAATATCGGCCACCAGCACCCGCGGTTGGTCGCCGCAATCGTGGAGCAGGCGCAGCGAATGTGCGCGCTCGCTCCGGGGCTCGCCAGCGACGTCCGCGGTGAGGCCGCCAGGATGATCGCCGAGCGTGCGCCCGATGGTCTGAACACCGTCTTCTTCACCAACGGCGGGGCGGACGCCAACGAGAACGCCGTCCGGATGGCCCGGCTGCACACCGGCCGCCACAAGGTGCTTGCCGCGTATCGCAGCTACCACGGCTCGACCGCCGGAGCTATCTCACTGACCGGTGACCCCCGCCGCTGGCCGTCGGAGCCGGCGGTGCCCGGCACGGTGCACTTCTTCGGCCCCTACCTGTACCGGTCGGCATTCCATGCCAGCACCGAACAGGAGGAGAGCGACCGGGCCCTCGCGCACCTGCGGGAGTTGATCATGCTGGAAGGCCCGCACACCATTGCCGCGATGATCCTGGAACCGGTGGTGGGAACAAACGGGATTCTGGTGCCCCCGGCGGACTACCTGCAAGGCGTCCGGGCGATCTGCGACGAGCACGGCATCGTGTTGATCGCGGATGAGGTCATGTCTGGTTTCGGCCGGTGTGGCGAGTGGTTCGCCATGCAGCACTGGGGCGTCACCCCCGACCTGATCACCTTCGCAAAGGGCGTCAATTCCGGGTATGTTCCGATGGGCGGCGTCATCATCAGCGATGCCGTCGCGGCGACCTTCGCGGACCGGGTGTTCCCCGGCGGGCTCACCTATTCCGGACACCCTCTGGCCTGCGCGTCCGCCGTCGCCTCGATGCGCATCTTTGAGGACGAGGGCATCATCGAGAACGCCCGGATGCTCGGTGCGGACGTCATTGGGCCGGGCCTGGCGCAGCTGGCTGCGAAGCACCCCAGCATCGGCCAGGTGCGCGGGCTCGGCGTCTTCTGGGCCCTGGAATTGGTCCGTGATCGACAGACGCGCGAACCGCTCGTCCCTTTCAACGCCAGTGGCGCCGATGCCGCCCCGATGGTGCAGTTCGCAGCGGCGTGCAAGAAGTCCGGGCTGTGGCCGTTCATCCACTTCAACCGCACGCACGTCGTGCCGCCCTGCACCAGCACCGCAAACGAAGTCGCGGAGGGCCTGCGCATCCTGGATGCTGCGTTGGACGTGGCCGATCGTCATACGACGGGAGCCTGA
- a CDS encoding CoA-acylating methylmalonate-semialdehyde dehydrogenase, with translation MTTRISHWIDGASAHGSSERLGPVYNPATGVQTGEVELANAADVQLAVASAGRAAREWRNASLSTRCAVLFAFRELLHRHSDELAEIVTAEHGKVHSDALGEIARGLENVEYATGVPSLLKGGFSEQVSTGVDVYSIRQPLGVVAGITPFNFPVMVPMWMCAGAIAAGNAFILKPSEKDPSAALFLARLWQEAGLPDGVFTVLQGDKEAVDALLTHPDVEAVSFVGSTPIARSIYEAGTAAGKRVQALGGAKNHMVVLPDADIDMAADAAVSAAYGAAGERCMSISVVLAVGESADPLVEAIARRLPDLTIGDGSDPDTQMGPLITAAHRDKVTSYIGAGADAGATVVVDGRAADVPKDGFFLGTTLLDHVTPQMSVYTDEIFGPVLSVVRVDSYEEALQLVNDHEFGNGTAIFTRDGGAARRFQYDVQVGMVGINVPIPVPVAYYSFGGWKASLFGDNHMYGPEGLAFYTRGKVVTSRWPDPATSTIDLGFPTTR, from the coding sequence ATGACAACACGTATTTCACACTGGATCGACGGTGCCAGCGCCCACGGCAGCTCCGAGCGGCTCGGCCCGGTCTACAACCCTGCGACCGGAGTCCAGACAGGTGAGGTCGAACTCGCCAATGCCGCAGATGTCCAACTCGCCGTTGCCAGTGCCGGCCGGGCGGCCCGTGAGTGGCGCAACGCGTCGTTGTCCACCCGCTGCGCCGTCCTCTTCGCATTCCGCGAACTGCTGCACCGCCACAGTGACGAGCTCGCCGAGATCGTGACCGCCGAGCACGGCAAGGTGCACAGCGATGCGCTCGGTGAGATCGCCCGAGGACTGGAGAACGTCGAGTACGCGACGGGAGTGCCGAGCCTGCTCAAAGGCGGATTCTCAGAGCAGGTCTCGACCGGAGTCGACGTCTACTCCATCCGCCAGCCGCTCGGCGTCGTCGCGGGCATCACCCCGTTCAATTTTCCGGTGATGGTGCCGATGTGGATGTGCGCGGGTGCCATTGCCGCAGGCAATGCGTTCATCCTCAAACCGTCGGAGAAGGATCCGTCGGCGGCGCTGTTCCTGGCGCGGTTGTGGCAGGAAGCCGGTCTACCGGACGGCGTCTTCACCGTCCTGCAGGGTGACAAGGAGGCCGTCGACGCGCTGCTGACGCACCCCGATGTCGAGGCCGTCAGCTTCGTGGGGTCCACCCCCATCGCCCGATCCATCTACGAAGCAGGCACGGCCGCCGGTAAACGGGTGCAGGCGCTCGGCGGCGCCAAGAACCACATGGTCGTCCTGCCCGACGCGGACATCGACATGGCCGCCGATGCGGCCGTGTCAGCGGCGTACGGCGCGGCGGGCGAACGCTGCATGTCCATCTCCGTGGTCCTTGCCGTCGGTGAATCCGCGGATCCGCTGGTCGAGGCGATCGCGCGACGACTACCGGATCTGACCATCGGAGACGGCTCCGACCCGGACACCCAGATGGGACCACTGATCACCGCCGCGCACCGCGACAAGGTGACGTCCTACATCGGGGCGGGCGCGGACGCGGGGGCCACCGTTGTGGTCGACGGTCGTGCAGCAGACGTACCGAAGGACGGCTTCTTCCTCGGCACCACGCTGCTTGACCACGTAACTCCGCAGATGTCGGTCTATACCGACGAGATCTTCGGGCCGGTCCTGTCGGTCGTGCGGGTGGACAGCTACGAGGAGGCGCTGCAGTTGGTCAACGATCACGAATTCGGCAATGGCACCGCGATCTTCACCCGGGACGGTGGCGCCGCCCGGCGGTTCCAGTACGACGTCCAGGTCGGCATGGTCGGCATCAACGTACCGATCCCCGTCCCGGTCGCCTACTACTCCTTCGGCGGCTGGAAGGCTTCGCTCTTCGGCGACAATCACATGTACGGACCGGAAGGGCTGGCTTTCTACACCCGCGGGAAGGTCGTCACCTCCCGGTGGCCCGACCCGGCCACCTCCACGATCGATCTAGGTTTCCCGACCACCCGTTGA
- a CDS encoding aminotransferase class I/II-fold pyridoxal phosphate-dependent enzyme, protein MSIAAVLDLQDFSHRGLTRAVTAAIEAGLLREGERLPPIRSVAKELQLSPTTVSAAWSTLVRHGVIRTDGRRGTTVATPGTHGPTRYRRALESRAGFVWDVATGMPDPALLPALDGALQRVPQESRQHSYLDDPVLPQLREALRGSWPYDAEELTVTDGAMDAMDLICAVFLQPGDTVAVEHPCFPPLLDLLEACGIRTRGLAMDEQGLTVAAARGAVAARVRAVFLQPRAHNPTGICMSGQRAVDLADVFADTQILIVEDDSAGDVASSPAVSLGRFIPQRVLHIRSFSKSHGPDLRLAAISGPSDRIAALSERRLLGQGWTSRLLQAVLVQLLCSDDTVATIDHARDEYARRRAAVVSGLADRGVPVIGTDGLNIWLPVQDEAASLVQLAGRGIAAAAGSPFHVLPEDAAHLRVTTGLVGSDHAQFVQDLADAATALPWAGPR, encoded by the coding sequence ATGTCGATTGCAGCCGTGCTTGATCTGCAGGACTTCTCGCACCGTGGCTTGACCCGGGCGGTGACAGCCGCGATCGAAGCCGGCCTGCTGCGCGAGGGCGAGCGACTGCCGCCCATTCGTTCCGTGGCGAAGGAGCTGCAGCTGTCCCCGACGACGGTCAGCGCCGCATGGTCCACGCTCGTCCGACACGGAGTCATCCGCACCGACGGGCGACGGGGCACAACAGTCGCCACCCCTGGAACGCACGGGCCCACCCGTTACCGCAGGGCACTGGAGAGCCGGGCCGGGTTCGTGTGGGACGTCGCGACGGGGATGCCCGATCCGGCCCTGCTACCCGCGCTGGACGGGGCGCTGCAACGCGTGCCGCAGGAGAGTAGGCAGCACAGCTATCTCGATGATCCTGTGCTCCCGCAGTTGCGGGAGGCGCTGCGCGGCTCATGGCCCTACGACGCTGAGGAGCTCACCGTCACCGACGGTGCGATGGACGCGATGGACCTGATCTGCGCGGTGTTCCTGCAGCCGGGGGACACCGTCGCTGTTGAACATCCGTGCTTCCCACCGCTTCTGGATCTGCTCGAAGCATGCGGAATCCGTACCCGGGGGTTGGCAATGGACGAACAGGGTCTGACCGTTGCCGCGGCACGTGGCGCAGTTGCGGCCCGGGTACGGGCGGTCTTCCTGCAACCGCGAGCGCACAACCCCACCGGCATCTGTATGAGTGGTCAGCGCGCGGTTGACCTCGCCGACGTCTTCGCCGACACCCAGATCCTGATCGTCGAAGACGACTCAGCAGGCGATGTTGCGTCGTCGCCCGCGGTGAGTCTGGGGCGTTTCATCCCGCAGCGGGTGCTGCACATTCGCAGCTTTTCCAAATCACACGGGCCGGACCTACGCCTCGCGGCGATCAGCGGCCCGTCAGACCGTATCGCGGCTCTGAGCGAACGGCGTCTGCTCGGGCAGGGCTGGACGAGCCGGCTGCTGCAGGCGGTCCTTGTGCAACTGCTGTGCTCGGACGACACCGTGGCGACGATCGATCACGCGCGGGACGAGTACGCGCGTCGCCGTGCGGCCGTGGTGTCGGGATTGGCGGATCGGGGTGTTCCGGTTATCGGCACCGACGGTCTCAACATCTGGCTTCCCGTGCAGGATGAGGCGGCATCGTTGGTGCAGCTTGCCGGGCGCGGAATCGCCGCGGCCGCAGGCAGCCCGTTCCATGTACTTCCTGAGGACGCAGCGCATCTGCGGGTGACGACCGGTCTGGTGGGATCGGACCACGCGCAGTTCGTGCAGGATCTTGCGGATGCGGCGACAGCACTTCCCTGGGCGGGACCACGGTGA
- a CDS encoding DUF3817 domain-containing protein — protein sequence MTSTPEPTTSAPTTRPTASQPPTSRRLASQVFIAVATLEALSWLALLIGMYFKWIAQSTDRGVQIFGMVHGIVFMCYLVTLVWVARSRRWDTRTALLGAISSIPPFMTLWFERWALRRELLQPRG from the coding sequence GTGACATCCACCCCCGAGCCGACCACGTCAGCACCCACCACGCGTCCGACCGCGTCGCAACCGCCCACCTCTCGTCGGCTCGCATCGCAGGTCTTCATCGCGGTGGCGACGCTGGAGGCGCTGTCCTGGCTCGCTCTGCTGATCGGGATGTACTTCAAGTGGATTGCGCAGTCGACCGACCGGGGAGTGCAGATCTTCGGGATGGTGCACGGGATCGTCTTCATGTGCTACTTAGTGACCCTGGTCTGGGTTGCCAGGTCGCGTAGGTGGGACACCCGCACCGCGCTACTGGGCGCGATCAGCAGCATCCCGCCGTTCATGACGCTGTGGTTCGAGCGTTGGGCGCTGCGCCGCGAGCTGCTGCAGCCGCGCGGCTGA
- a CDS encoding recombinase family protein, with protein MPELKIGYCRVSTVDQDLTAQQNALAAQGVDPKRIYLDHGLTGTNRHRPGLRQALAACRAGDIIDELTANGVRLNIGGSLRDPTDPIGRLLFTTLSMIAEFEADLARARTREGMAVARSEGRLRGKQPKLSPQQEAHLVELYHGGGRTITELEELFSITRSTFYRALKRAEILKPTKDIRNTKMRAPDAE; from the coding sequence ATCCCGGAACTGAAGATTGGCTACTGCCGAGTCTCTACCGTCGATCAAGACCTCACCGCGCAGCAAAACGCCCTCGCCGCGCAAGGCGTGGACCCGAAAAGGATCTACCTGGACCACGGACTGACCGGCACCAACCGTCACCGCCCTGGCCTACGCCAAGCCCTTGCTGCGTGCCGCGCCGGCGACATCATTGACGAGCTCACCGCGAACGGGGTGCGGCTCAACATTGGCGGATCCCTGCGCGACCCGACCGACCCGATCGGGCGGCTGCTGTTCACGACCTTGAGCATGATCGCTGAGTTTGAAGCCGACCTGGCGCGAGCCCGGACCCGTGAAGGTATGGCCGTGGCCAGGTCCGAGGGGCGGCTGCGCGGTAAGCAACCCAAACTCAGCCCCCAACAAGAGGCCCACCTCGTCGAGCTTTACCACGGCGGCGGGCGCACCATTACCGAACTCGAGGAACTGTTCTCCATCACCCGCTCCACCTTTTACCGGGCCCTGAAACGCGCCGAAATACTGAAACCAACAAAGGACATTCGTAACACGAAGATGCGCGCCCCCGATGCTGAGTGA
- a CDS encoding serpin family protein, whose protein sequence is MDLPGVMCRYADRFAVLGRGEHHVGSPLGAWLMLALAAPAATGELTDQIVEALGVDVVSAHQVATELLGNPKPVVSAAAAAWTREGLTGLDPWLESLPVRVQTGPVPTQDQADQWAQQYTNDLIDRFPLATTHALVVLASALATRVKWTTPFDTADAADLRGPWSTTLTRVLRMPQDTHDHDAFFVNTQRAGLLGVHRASAIGMDVTSVIADPHVAPATVLAAAHRVAVAQARHSRNLGPVSLFDLPLADHPHWSITQE, encoded by the coding sequence ATGGATTTGCCAGGTGTGATGTGTCGCTACGCGGACCGGTTTGCTGTGCTGGGCCGGGGGGAGCATCACGTGGGCTCACCGCTGGGTGCCTGGTTGATGCTGGCGTTGGCTGCGCCTGCTGCGACCGGTGAGTTGACCGACCAAATCGTTGAGGCGCTGGGTGTTGATGTGGTCTCCGCGCACCAGGTGGCCACTGAGTTGCTGGGGAACCCGAAGCCGGTGGTATCAGCGGCTGCAGCCGCGTGGACCCGGGAGGGTCTGACGGGGTTGGACCCGTGGCTGGAATCGCTGCCCGTGCGGGTTCAGACCGGCCCGGTGCCGACCCAGGATCAGGCTGATCAGTGGGCGCAGCAATACACCAACGATCTGATCGACCGGTTTCCCCTGGCCACCACACACGCCCTGGTCGTGCTGGCTTCTGCGTTAGCGACCCGGGTCAAGTGGACAACACCGTTTGATACCGCTGACGCCGCCGACCTGAGAGGGCCGTGGAGCACCACCTTGACCCGGGTCCTACGCATGCCCCAGGACACCCACGATCACGACGCCTTCTTCGTCAACACCCAACGTGCCGGTCTGCTAGGGGTACACCGAGCATCGGCCATTGGCATGGACGTCACCTCCGTGATCGCCGACCCGCACGTGGCACCGGCGACCGTGCTTGCTGCAGCTCACCGGGTCGCGGTGGCCCAGGCTCGGCACAGTCGCAACCTGGGA